A region of Candidatus Eisenbacteria bacterium DNA encodes the following proteins:
- a CDS encoding peptidoglycan bridge formation glycyltransferase FemA/FemB family protein has protein sequence MSTVRETSEPSALHRKKAMANGRHPQASGAASSLELVSLELQELTPELTNGMSAFLSRCPLSTAFHSVEWNLVLSSEFNLRPVTSLAIASGQIVACNTFYTRRGRVGLRTSWSPPRMYEAVYGGPIFLPHSEEAALAVLKEQERVSGGHTNYVITPPGYDSDVLRTAGYSIHDAQTVILALKRSEEDLWQMLGPKRRNMIRRAQKEGVEVRQGLSQDVPGYHELLQRTLGRWGKTPAKLSFFLRLIEELVPVGIASFHVGVWGGKIVAGEIMLHTGSTSLYFSGASSEDGRKHAANDLLQWNCILGAKGRGSATYDFLGIDAERLPGISMFKMGFGGTVVSYCSALKRTYLGQLVRVLSALRNPERALKRLLASR, from the coding sequence ATGTCTACGGTGAGAGAGACTTCTGAGCCTTCGGCACTTCACAGAAAGAAAGCCATGGCGAATGGCAGACATCCACAGGCAAGTGGAGCTGCGTCATCGCTGGAGCTGGTTTCTCTTGAGCTTCAGGAACTGACCCCTGAACTGACAAACGGAATGTCAGCCTTTCTCTCGAGGTGTCCTCTGTCAACCGCATTTCATTCTGTTGAATGGAACCTTGTGCTGTCTTCAGAGTTCAACTTGAGGCCAGTGACTTCTCTTGCCATCGCAAGTGGTCAGATAGTAGCCTGCAACACTTTCTATACGCGGCGAGGGCGGGTGGGACTCAGAACATCCTGGTCGCCTCCACGAATGTACGAAGCGGTTTACGGGGGGCCTATCTTTCTTCCGCATTCCGAGGAGGCAGCCCTGGCGGTCCTGAAGGAGCAAGAGAGAGTGAGTGGTGGGCACACGAATTATGTCATCACTCCTCCGGGGTACGATTCGGACGTCCTGAGAACCGCTGGATACTCAATCCACGATGCCCAGACGGTTATCCTGGCACTGAAGCGCAGTGAGGAAGACCTCTGGCAAATGCTCGGGCCGAAGCGGAGGAATATGATTCGCCGAGCGCAGAAGGAAGGGGTTGAAGTAAGACAAGGGTTGTCACAGGACGTTCCTGGTTATCACGAGTTGCTTCAGCGGACCCTCGGAAGATGGGGAAAAACTCCCGCAAAATTGTCTTTCTTCCTGCGGTTGATCGAAGAGCTCGTCCCAGTAGGTATTGCGTCGTTTCACGTAGGAGTGTGGGGGGGCAAAATCGTCGCAGGAGAAATCATGCTTCACACAGGTTCTACGTCGCTGTATTTCAGCGGAGCTTCGTCAGAGGATGGCAGGAAACACGCGGCCAATGACCTCCTTCAGTGGAACTGCATACTTGGGGCGAAGGGGCGTGGCTCAGCCACGTATGATTTTCTGGGAATTGACGCGGAGAGACTTCCCGGTATCTCGATGTTCAAGATGGGATTTGGCGGTACGGTTGTCAGTTATTGCTCGGCTTTAAAGAGGACCTATCTGGGCCAGCTGGTCAGGGTGCTGTCCGCTTTGAGGAATCCTGAAAGGGCGCTGAAAAGGCTGTTAGCGAGTAGGTAG
- a CDS encoding DapH/DapD/GlmU-related protein produces the protein MKTGLGKLIRIGAGFMPFSGLRTAFFALGGVRVGRGAYLGYGVRIGERTALGESVRICSGASIGRDVSIGGNAKIGVGARIGDGTVVGQDVVVSEFALVGNAVIGKGSFIERGVVMTGFKVGKISIGKHTYIGLGAVLDWSGGLEIGDYVQIAGPSVGIWTHSSVFQALKGKELNDRSETVISPVKIDDNVWIGGNSTVYPGSIIGPFAVVLPNSVVNRNVARGTVVGGNPATVKRTLLAEGSTVRFSGTEGPQP, from the coding sequence ATGAAAACAGGTTTGGGTAAGCTAATTAGAATCGGGGCTGGCTTCATGCCTTTTTCTGGATTGAGGACCGCCTTCTTCGCGTTGGGGGGTGTGCGCGTCGGTCGTGGTGCTTATCTTGGTTACGGGGTACGCATCGGTGAAAGGACAGCTTTGGGAGAGTCTGTGCGGATTTGCTCTGGCGCCAGTATTGGCAGGGACGTTTCCATCGGGGGCAATGCCAAGATTGGTGTGGGGGCGCGGATAGGGGATGGAACGGTGGTGGGTCAGGACGTTGTGGTTTCCGAGTTCGCGCTCGTAGGAAATGCCGTCATCGGGAAAGGATCTTTCATCGAACGGGGGGTGGTGATGACAGGTTTCAAGGTGGGCAAGATCTCTATCGGCAAGCATACTTACATAGGGCTCGGCGCGGTACTGGACTGGTCGGGTGGACTGGAGATCGGCGATTACGTTCAGATTGCAGGGCCGTCAGTAGGGATATGGACACACTCAAGTGTCTTTCAAGCACTCAAAGGAAAGGAATTGAACGACCGATCAGAAACGGTGATTTCGCCGGTGAAGATTGACGACAACGTATGGATCGGAGGCAACTCCACGGTATATCCTGGAAGCATCATCGGCCCATTTGCGGTGGTATTGCCGAACAGCGTAGTCAACAGAAATGTCGCTCGAGGCACTGTAGTGGGGGGAAACCCTGCCACTGTGAAGAGAACTCTTCTTGCGGAAGGTAGCACCGTGAGGTTTTCAGGGACTGAGGGGCCTCAGCCGTGA
- a CDS encoding flippase, whose protein sequence is MSLRTATAFSLASQLAILASSFLSGVVIARTLGPSGKGTYSLVVLTSGFVVLIGNLGVPVFVASTIGKQKHSVEVLLRNSFFLFACSTFLVTCVFLVFRAWLGQNAPLAPFLGLLTVIIPLGLLREHLAAFLQGLNKIGRFAFTRAIGPLITMSLLLIFVLNHPSIWTALYCWLGGEAISLAVTLALVRPFAAPGISFLPSLFKESLRFGGAVCMGNFIGVASLRLDVFLVAYFLGASAVGLYSVAVAISSVIMYLPSAMAVALLPRFSSATAEESYELAARTCRMAMLWGLGCAVVLSAVGGVLIRAAYGNAFSPSVNAMIVLLPGTILYGLAHITTVYFNAFARRPAINTALAAVSLAIGIGLDLVLIPTFGIVGASIASSVAYLLSMMVTLTIFAKVSGRTPLSLLAVGKNDFSELARFVSRNMRALVE, encoded by the coding sequence GTGAGTCTGCGCACAGCCACAGCGTTCAGTCTTGCTTCTCAGCTGGCGATTCTGGCCAGCAGTTTCCTGAGCGGAGTTGTGATAGCTAGGACCCTGGGTCCATCGGGCAAGGGCACGTATTCTCTCGTTGTGCTTACCTCTGGCTTTGTTGTCTTGATTGGAAATCTTGGAGTGCCTGTCTTTGTGGCGAGTACTATTGGCAAACAAAAACACAGCGTGGAGGTTTTACTTCGCAACTCTTTTTTTCTGTTTGCGTGTTCGACCTTCCTCGTGACCTGTGTGTTTCTGGTTTTCAGGGCTTGGCTGGGACAGAATGCCCCACTAGCTCCGTTCCTAGGTCTCCTGACCGTGATCATTCCGCTTGGGCTACTGAGAGAGCATCTTGCGGCCTTTCTTCAGGGTCTCAACAAGATAGGGAGATTCGCTTTTACGAGGGCGATAGGGCCGCTTATCACCATGTCGCTACTCTTGATTTTCGTCCTGAATCATCCCAGTATCTGGACGGCCCTATACTGTTGGTTGGGAGGTGAAGCCATTTCTCTGGCCGTGACTCTCGCATTGGTCCGGCCTTTTGCAGCGCCCGGGATTTCTTTCTTGCCCTCACTCTTCAAGGAATCGCTAAGGTTTGGTGGGGCGGTCTGCATGGGCAATTTCATAGGAGTGGCAAGTCTCAGGCTAGACGTCTTCCTCGTGGCCTATTTTCTTGGCGCTTCTGCGGTCGGTCTGTACTCTGTCGCGGTTGCTATCAGCTCCGTCATAATGTACCTTCCTAGCGCTATGGCGGTTGCATTGTTGCCCAGATTCTCTTCTGCCACGGCGGAGGAATCCTACGAACTTGCGGCGAGGACCTGTCGGATGGCGATGTTGTGGGGGTTAGGATGCGCAGTGGTGTTGTCCGCCGTCGGAGGAGTGCTCATAAGGGCCGCTTACGGCAACGCGTTTTCCCCTTCGGTGAACGCCATGATAGTTCTTCTCCCGGGCACTATCTTGTATGGTCTGGCGCACATCACCACGGTCTACTTCAACGCGTTTGCCCGGAGACCCGCGATAAACACTGCGCTGGCTGCCGTGAGTTTGGCAATCGGGATAGGACTAGACCTCGTTTTGATTCCAACCTTCGGAATCGTGGGCGCATCAATTGCTTCTTCAGTTGCATATCTGCTCTCAATGATGGTCACTCTCACGATCTTTGCCAAGGTGTCAGGGCGCACCCCCCTGTCTCTTCTGGCGGTCGGGAAGAATGATTTCTCTGAGCTTGCAAGATTTGTCTCCCGCAACATGCGAGCGTTGGTAGAGTAA
- a CDS encoding glycosyltransferase family 2 protein encodes MEDLGTAGTLPLVSCVVVTHNCRDELALCLKALLESSQGIPTEVFVVDNASADGTPEMVTRDFSPVKLIPNKENVFFAKANNQGLTQARGKYVLIINPDAFVQKDTLSGMVEFMEAHPSAGAASCMFLDSEGETIRTCWPFRTLLWVIMSREPLVRLFMNSRMLRNARMMDWDRRTQREIDVISDAFLMARRSALVQVGFYDESLMLYFTEDDLCMRLKRAGFRIFHNPDTAICHLVSRSTVKKPLLSILTIQRDDLVRYFRKHHGRGAALIAWVAATFELLTWRLYLIVRSKVHDARKTKIRE; translated from the coding sequence ATGGAAGATCTAGGAACTGCTGGAACCCTCCCTCTCGTTTCCTGCGTGGTTGTGACCCACAATTGTCGAGATGAGCTTGCCCTGTGTCTCAAGGCACTACTGGAAAGCAGTCAAGGCATCCCAACAGAAGTCTTCGTGGTAGACAATGCGTCCGCGGACGGCACACCCGAGATGGTAACGAGGGACTTCTCACCCGTTAAGCTTATTCCTAACAAAGAGAACGTATTCTTTGCAAAGGCCAACAACCAGGGGCTTACCCAGGCGCGCGGGAAGTACGTGCTTATCATCAATCCGGACGCTTTCGTTCAGAAGGACACGCTTTCCGGAATGGTTGAGTTCATGGAAGCACATCCTTCCGCGGGTGCTGCAAGCTGCATGTTCCTTGACAGTGAAGGTGAGACTATACGGACTTGCTGGCCTTTTCGAACTCTTCTGTGGGTTATCATGAGCAGGGAACCATTGGTACGACTCTTTATGAACTCCAGGATGTTACGAAACGCAAGAATGATGGATTGGGACAGACGCACTCAGAGGGAGATTGACGTGATATCCGATGCGTTTCTGATGGCCAGAAGGTCCGCGCTTGTACAAGTGGGTTTCTACGACGAGAGCTTGATGCTCTATTTTACGGAAGACGACCTCTGCATGCGTCTCAAGCGTGCAGGATTTAGGATATTTCACAATCCTGATACTGCGATCTGTCACCTCGTAAGCCGTTCGACTGTCAAGAAACCCCTGTTGTCGATACTGACAATCCAGCGGGATGACCTCGTGCGATACTTTCGCAAGCACCACGGTAGAGGTGCTGCGCTGATTGCCTGGGTAGCTGCCACATTCGAGTTGCTAACCTGGCGACTGTACCTAATCGTGAGATCGAAGGTCCATGATGCACGCAAGACGAAAATTCGCGAATAA